The sequence CGGCGCGGCGCGGCTTCGCACTCTCGATGATCGCGATGGTGACCGTCGTCGCGCCGATCGCGGGGCCCTTGCTCGGCGGCTGGATCACCGAGAACTACTCGTGGGAGTGGTCGTTCCTGATCAACGTGCCGATCGGCATTTTCGCGTGTTCGATGGTGTACGCGCAGATGCAGGGTCGGCCCGAGACCACCGCGAAGGCGAAGGTCGACTATGTCGGTCTCGCGGCGCTGATACTCGGCGTCGGCGCGTTGCAGATCGTGCTGGACAAGGGTAACGACGAGGACTGGTTCAACTCGACATTCATCGTGTGGATGTCGGTCGTGGCCGCGTTCGGCATTCTGCTGTTCCTGATCTGGGAACTGACCGAGCCGAATCCGATCGTCAACCTGCGGCTTTTCAAGCATCGCAATTTCGCGGCCGGGACGCTGACGCTGGTGCTGGCGTATTCGGCGTTCTTCGCGGTCAACGTGATCGTGCCGCAATGGCTGCAGCGCACGCTCGGTTATACGGCCTTCTGGGCCGGTGTCGCGGCCGCGCCGATGGGGATCATTCCCGTGCTGCTCACGCCCTTCATGGGCAAGTACGCGCCGCGCTTCAACATGCGCATGCTGGTGTGCATGGCGTTCGGCATTCTCGGCTGCGCGTCGTTTCTACGCTCGCAGTTTTTTCTCGGGGTGGACTTCGAGCACATCGCGCTGATCCAGTTGCTGCAAGGACTCGGGCTCGCGCTGTTCATCATGCCGATCAACAGCATTCTGCTGTCGGATCTGAAGCCCGACGAGATCGCCGCGGGCTCCGGCCTGTCGACCTTTCTGCGCACGCTCGGCGCGAGCTTCGCGGTGTCGATCACGTCGTTTCTGTGGGAGCGCCGCGCGGTGCAGCATCACGCGCAGATCACCGAGAGCATCAGTGTGTTCGATCCGGCGGTGCGTCAACAGTTGCGCGTGCTGGGGCAGGGCGATCCGCAAACCGGCTATCAACTGCTCGACCGGATGATCGACTCGCAGGCCTATCAGATCTCGTTCAACGACGTCGCGTTCGCGCTGGGTTGGGTGTACATCGCGGTGATCGTGCTCGTGTGGCTGGCTAAACCGCCGTTCGGACCGAGGCCAGGCGGCGGTGCGTCCGCCGGGGCGAAGCGCTGAACCGATAAAGCGCAATCAAGATTTTTTTCAACTTGCAAGAGGAACCTGAATCATGAATCTGAGCCATGAACTCACATCGTCCGCCGTGTTCGACCTGTCGGCATTCCCGCTCGTGATCGCCCGCAACGACGCGATCGCACCCGGCTACGCGGTGGCCTGGGAGCAGGACATGAATGCGCTGCTGAAGACCGGCGAGCATTTCGTGCTGCTGTTCATTTCGCCGCGCCCCGAGGAAACGCACGAGGACCGCAAGCAACGCGGCATGTGGCTCAAGACGAACCGCGACGCACTGTCGCAAGTCTGCAAGGCCTTGATCACGGTCGAACCCGACGAGCGTGAGCGCGAAGAGTCGAAGGCCGGCGCGGCGGCGATTTCGAAAGCCTTCGGCATTCCGCTCGAAGCGGTGGCCACGCTCGACGATGCCAAGAAGATAGGTAGGCAATTGCTGTCGGAAACGGGAGACTAACGCCGTCGTTCCGATTGGCAACAGGGCTGCGAGGCGCTCGGGACGGTTATATCAGTACACCAGAACGAACAGAAAAAACGGGAGTATACGAATGAACGGCCAGAATGATTACCTGGATTTGCTTGTGCCGACCGACGAGTGCGCGCTACGCCACCGTATTCTCGACGCAACCGCAAAAATGGGATTCGACAAGGTGGTGCTCGCGGTGCTGCCGTCGCAGGGGGTGTCTTTCTGCGCGGCCCACATGTGGAGCAACTGCGAGCCGGAATGGGAGCAACGCTATCGCGAGCGCTCCTTCGATCAGGTCGATCCGCTGCTCAAACATTGTTTCAGATCACGTATGCCGCTGATCTGGGACCCGGCTTTTTTCGTCGCGCCGGCGCAGCGCGAGTTTCACGACGAAGCGAGCGCCTTTGGCCTGAACCGTGGCGTCACGCTGCCGCTCTATGGATTGAAGGGGGAGGTGGGCATGCTGACGTGCGCGGTGAACGACGAATATGCGCTCACCTACGAAAATTGCCTGCGCAGCCTGCCGCGTTTGTCGTTGCTGCGCGATATCACGAGCGAGGCGATCGGCCAGTTCGGGTTCGATACCAAACCCGGCTCGGTGCCGCGCCTGAGCCGCCGCGAGACGGAGTGTCTGCGCTGGCATGCGTTCGGCAAGACCTCATGGGAGATCGGCCACATTCTCAACGTGAGCGAGTCCTGCATCAACTTTCACTTCAACAATATCCGCCGCAAGTTCAACGTGTCACGTCGTCATGAGGCCGTGCTGAAGGCGATTGAATGGGGCCTGCTTAGCGTCACCGACATGACTGCCGGCCTTGCCGCCAACTAGCAACGATTCGGCGGCCCGTCCGGTGAGCCATGTGTCCAGAAAACTGTTGAGCCATGCGACGCCGGCACGATCGTGCCGATGCGCTTCGCGAGTCTGAGTGGGAATATCCTGGGCACCCGGCGCGGAGAGCTTGTGCGCGGCGGCGGCAGTCCAGCGCCGCATCATCTGATAGCTGACCTCCGGGTGAAACTGCACGCCGTACGCGGCCGGGCCGTAACGCACCGCCTGGTTTTCAAACTCGTCGCCGGCGGCTAGCCGTTCGAGTCCCGCGACACTGTCGAAGCCTTCGCGGTGCCATTGATACACGCGCTCCGGCCATTGGCACAACGCGCGCCCGAGCGGTGTCGGCCTGATCGGCCAGTAGCCGATTTCAGCGCGACCGTCCCGATGCGTCGTCACGTTTCCGCCCAGATGACGAATCATCATCTGGGCGCCGAGACAGATGCCGAGAAACGGCGCCTGCTCACGCAGTGCCACGCCGATCCAGTCGGTTTCGGTGCGAATCCACGCATCGTTGTCGTTGGCGCTCATCGGGCCGCCGAAGATCATCGCGCCGGCGTGGTCGCGCAGCGTCGTGGGCAACGGATCGCCGAGCGGCGGACGGCGAATGTCGAGTTCGTAGCCGCGTTGCAGCAGCAGACGGCCAACACGTCCGGGGCTCGATTGCTCGCGATGCAGCACGATGAGAATCCGGCCGTGCGGGTTGCCGGCGGCGTGTGAATGGAGCATGGTGGATAGGCGTTTTGAAGGGGGTCAGCCGGGACGGCCGCGTAAGGCTTCGAATGAGGCCATCACGTGTTCGCGATAGGCGGGGCGCTGTTGCAACCGGCGATACCACGCGTTCACATGCGGCAGCGCCGGGCGTTCGACGTCGAGCGAGAAATAGCGGAACAGCGTCGCGCCGACCGGAATATCGCCGAGCCCCAATGCGTCGCCGCTCAGAAACGGCCGCGTGGCGAGCATCCGGTCGAGCATCTGGAAGTGCTGGGTACAGCGCGCGTTCTTCTCGTGAACCAGCGGCCAGTTACGCTCGGACTCGGGCGTGCGGACCATCGCCCAGAACAGCCCGGTCATCAGGTCGGGTTCGAGTGTGGTCTGGCACCAGTCCATCCAGCGCTCGGCATGCGAGCGCGCGAACGGATCGGCGAGCCAGAACGGCGCCTGACGTGTCTGCGCGGCGAGCAGCCGGAGGATCGTGTGCGATTCCCACGCAATCTCGCCGTCGAGCTCGATCACCGGAATACGCCGGGTCGGATTCAGCGCTTCGAACTCGGCCGTTTCGCAACCGCCGAATTCACCGCCAATCGACACATGCCGATACGCCAGCCCCAACTCACCGGCGAGCCACAGCACTTTCTGCACGTTGAACGAACTGCGTCTTCCCCAGATCGTCAGCATGTGGCGGCGTCCTCCCGCGCGGGGCAGGCGGCGCTGTAGCGTTGCAGACCGGCGGCGAGATCGGCGATCAGATCGGCGGGCGCTTCGAGGCCGACATGCAGGCGCACGCCGATACTGCCGTCCGGCCAGCGCTGCGCGATGCGCTGCGATTGCAGGTCGAACGGCACCGCCAGACTTTCGAAGCCGCCCCACGAATAGCCGAGACCGAACAGTTCGAGACTGTCGAGAAACGCGGCGAGCGCTTCGTCGGGCGCGGCATGCAGGATCACGGAAAACAGCCCCGAGGTGCCTTTGAAGTCGCGTTTCCAGAGCGCATGACCGGGGCAATCGTCGAACGCGGGAAACAGAATGCCGAGCACCTCGGGTTGCTGCTTGAGCCAGCTCGCCACCACGACCGCGTTCTCCTGATGCTGACGCAAACGCAGCCCTAGCGTGCGCAGGCCGCGCAGCGCGAGATACAGGTCGTCTGGACCGACGCACAGGCCGAGATCGCCGTGCAGTTGCTTCAACGCGGGCCATGCGGCGGCGTTGGCGGACACGGTGCCGAGCATCGCGTCGGAATGGCCGACCAGATATTTGGTGCCGGCCTGGATCGACAGATCGACGCCATGATCGTGCGGCCGGAACAGCAGCGGCGTGGCCCAACTGTTGTCGGCGATCACGCTCATGCCGTGCGCGTGCGCCACGCGGGCGATCGCGCCGATGTCCTGCACTTCGAACGTGTACGACCCCGGCGACTCCACGTAGACCGCGCGGGTACGCGGCCGGATCAACGGTTCGAGCGCGGCGCCCAGCAACGGATCGTAGTACGTGGTGTCGATGCCCATGCGCCGCAGCACGCCGTCGCAGGCATGCCGGACCGGGCCGTAGACGCTGTCGGTCATCAGCAGATGATCGCCCGGCGTGAGACACGACAGCAGCGCGAGCGTGCAGGCGGACAGCCCCGAAGGACACAGCACCGCGCCGGCGCCGCCTTCGAGTTCGATCAGCGCGTGTTCCAGCGCGTCGGAGGTCGGCGTGCCGCGCCGGCCGTAGATGTACGGCTGGGTCCGGTGCAACAGGTCGTGCGTGGTTGGGCTCAATACCGTCGAGCCGTGATAGACCGGCGGATTGACGAAGCCGTGATATGCGCCGGGGTCGCGTCCCGCGAGCGTGAGCCGGGTCGCGTCGGCGAACCGGTCCAGCAGCGGCGTGTACGGCGACGCGGGCGGCGCGCCCGGCGTAGCGGTAATCATGGCCATAGCAGGCTGCGCTCCCACGAAGCGTTCGCACCGCTGCCCGCGCGGACATATCGCAGTCGCGTAAAACGGCGCTCGGCATCCGACTGCCAGAATTCCACTTCATGCGGCGCCAACGCGTACATGCCCCAGTGCGGCGACACCAGCTCCGGCTGCGACGCGACGCGCGCGAGTTGCTCATGCAGCGCGTGCCGAAGGTCGTCCTGACTGTTCAACACCTGGCTCTGCCGGCCGATCAGGATGCTGGCGCGCGAGCGCTCCGGACGCGCCATGAAATCCGCGCGGCACGCCTCGTCGGACAGCCGCGCCACCTTGCCGCGCAAGCGGATCTGCTGGGCCGTGGCGGGCCAGTAGAACGTGATGGCGGCCTCGGGCCGGTGCGTCAACTGACGGCCTTTGGGGCTCGCGGCGTTGGCCGCGAAATGCCAGCCTTGCGCGTCCATGTTCAGCAGCACGACGGAGCGGGCGTCGGGTGCGCCGTCCGGATCGACCGTGGAGAGCGTCATGACTTGCGGTTCGCTGACCCGGGCTTCGACCGCAGCATCGAACCACCGCTCGAACAGCGCGTGCGGCGTGGCCGGCACGGCGTCCGTGTCGAAGGTCTGGTGCGCGCCCGCGAGGGTCTTGAGCGACTTCAGGCGGCTTTCAAAGGCGGTCATAGCCAGGCGAGTGTCCATGTCGTTCACGTTGCTCATGCGAGGCCGAATTGCGTGGCGCGCGCGAGCAGCCGGTGCGCGGCGAGATAGTCGGGGACTTCGGCGAGAAAGCCGTCCACCACGGCGGCGGCGACCCGCTTGCCGTTCGATTGTTCACGGGCTTTGTCGACGGTCTGGATCACGCGGCGGGCGAGCGCGACTTCGTCCGCGCTCGGCGTCAGCACGCGGTTGACGATCGCCGTGAGCGGCGCATTGACGATGCCCTTGGCCTTGTAGCCGAGCGCGCGCGACCGGCGCATGTCGAGTTCCGCACCCTCGACGTCCGCAAAGCTGTACGGACAGTCGATCGCCGTGACGCCGACTGCCGCGCATTCGAGCAGAAACCGCGAGCGCACGTAATCGAGTTCGTGGCCGGCGTGCGTGCGTTCGGCGCCGAGATCGGCGACCATGTCTTCGGTTCCGACCAGCACGGCGGAAATGCGGCGGCTGCAGCGGGCAATCGCCATGGTGTTGACCACGCCGAGCGGCGATTCGATATTCGGCACGAGTTCGGTCGAACCCGGTTGAATGTCGTACTCCGCTTCGCAACGCGTGACGGCTTCGTCGAGCGCGACGACCTGTTCGGGCGTCGACACGAACGACATCATGATGATGTCCGGGCGGCTGCGCATGACGGCCCGCAGATCGTCCACGCCGCCGCTGTCGAGCGGGTTCACGCGCACGGAGGTCAGCACGCCGGCGTCGCGCCAGCATTTCAGGACTTCGTCCGCGATACGGTGGGCTTCCGGCCGGCGTGCCGGCGGCGTGAAGGTCTCGAGTTCCTGAACGAGGACGTCGGCGCCGGTCTGCGGACCGGCGAGAAGTGTTTCGCGGTCGGCGCCGGCCAGAAACAGCCAGGAGCGGCGCAACTGCGGCGGACGTCGATTGAGCAGGGGCATCGGATATTCCTCTCAGGCGCGAACCTCGTGAGTTCGCGCGGTGCGTTGGTGACGATGAAGCGGATAGGCCGCGAGACGCGCCGACGTTCAAGCCGGTGCGCTACGTGATGGGATGGAGTGATCGGGCGACGCCCGTGGCCGGGACGGGATTGAGTCGCAAGACCGATACGGGTGAATGAATGACGTGATTCCGTGCGGGCTACCGCTCGTCATGGCATCGGTCGTTGTGTCGGTGAGCAGTCCCGGTTGTGTTAGGCGTCGTTGAGTCGGCCAAAGATTAAACGCGGCCGCCGCCGGCAACAACTATCAGGAATGTCAGTGTGCGGCAGACAAGCGTAGGTATTCCGTACGCGCTACAACGTGGTGGCGTTGCCGTTGCGATCCAGCTCGAACACCTTGTGTTCCTGCAACCGGCGATGTCGTTTCCCACGCTGTGCGGCCACGTTAACGGACCGTCCGCGTCGCTTTCCACGCACAATGCGCAATCGGAAGTTCATTAATCATTCAAGACGCTCAACCCCCCGTTCAAGGAGTCAGCAAATGAACATAGAAAAAGCTTCCACCGCATCGACATTGTCCGGGACCGATCTGTCCTTGCTCCGCGCGGCTATCGACCTGGCCGAGGAATCGAAGAAGAGCGGCCGCCATCCGTTCGCCGCGATCGTGGCGAACGAGCGCGGTGAAATCATCGCCACCGCCGGCAATAATTCGATGCCGCCCGAAGGCGACCCGACCCAGCACGCCGAACTCGCGGCGGCGGCCAAAGCGGCGAAGCTGCTGTCCCCGGACGAACTCGCGAAATGCACGCTCTACACGAGCGCCGAACCGTGCTGCATGTGCTCCGGCGCGATCTACTGGTGCAACATCGGCAGGGTCGTGTATGCGCTGTCCGAGCATCGACTGTTGACGCTCACCGGCGATCATCCGGAGAACCCCACGTTCTCGCTGCCTTGCCGGGAGATCTTCCTGCGCGGACAACGGCATATCGAAGTGGTCGGTCCGCTGCTCGAAGAGGAAGCCGAACAATCGCATATCGGTTTCTGGGGCGAAGGAGCGTGACTGAGTGAGCGAGTTCTCGTCGGCATACCGGACGGCCCGCCGATGCAGTATCCTCTCGCGTGGCGCACCCCCGTTTTAACCGGCCGACGCGGCGCGCACGCCGTTTCTTCGCGCTCGCCGTCTGGTCGGTCATACAAAGCGTACAAAGCGCCATGGAACTGAAAGGAGGGCGGAGATGAGCTTCTCGGCCGACATGCTCGTGCTGATCTGTGCCGGCTGCTGGGTCGCGGTGGTCCTCGCGCGCTCAGGCGTGCTGCGCGGCAAACGCGGCGCGCGGGATTCACAGGGCGCGCGCGTCTTGCGAGGCGCCCTGGAGCAGCGCGACGTGCCCGACGTGCGCAACGTTCAGGATGTGAAGGACGTGCGAAACGTCGGCCGGATCGGCGGCCTGAAAAACACTCGCGGATGGCGCAACCGGCGCCCTTGAATGAGCCGCGCAGCGCAGCAGAGCCGAGCAGCAACGCAATCCGCATAGACGCTCCAGCGGAATATTCCCGCGCTTTGGCGAACGCGCTAACATGTTCCCCCCAACGCCAATTTCATCACTCGTGAATCGGGCGCCATTCAACCCTGGCCACCGCGATCGGCAGACAACGCTATGAGTGACACCCCGCAGCCGCCGTTTTCCATCCTCTTCGTCGACGACGACGAGCTGTCGCGCAACCATTTCGCTCGCGCCATCCGCGCGGACTACAACGTGCACGTCGCCGGCAGCGCGGACGAGGCCATGGCCGTGCTCGACCGCCACGGCGCGGAGATTGCCGTGCTGGTCACGGATTTCCGCATGCCCGGCCGCGACGGCGACGATCTGCTGCGCCACGTCGCGCATGAGTACCCACAGATCGTGCGGATTCTCGTGACCGCGTACGCCGATAAAGACCTGCTGCTGAAAACCGTCAATACCGGTGAGATCTTCCGTATCCTCGAAAAGCCGTTGCGCACGGAGAAGGTCCGCGAGGTGCTGCAACTTGCCATGACGCGCTACGCCGAGCGGGAAACGCGTCAGCAACGCCTGCTGGCCATGGACGAAACGCTGGCCTTCCTGGCCCACGAACTGAACACCCCGCTGGCGACGATCTCGCTGTTCGCGCAATCGGTCGGCAGCAATGTCGCGGAGCAATACGATCCGGAGCGCCAGAAGGAGATCGGTCACGCGGCCACGTCCATGCTTAATAACGCGCAGTATTGCCTGACGCTGATCTCGTCGTTCTGGGCGACGGTGCACAAGAGCGGCGCGCAGCAATCGGCCTCGGGCGTGAGTCTGCGCGAAGTGACCGCGACGCGGCTGATCGCCACCTTGCTCGACACCTATCCGTTCGCCGCGTCGCAGCGCGACTGGATTCAGGTCGACGTGCAGGGCGATTTCGTGGTCCGCACCATGCCCAACTGCGTGGCGCTGGTGCTTTCTTCGCTGTTGTCCAATGCACTGCGCGCGCTTGAGACGACTGCCGCGCCTTTGCTGCGGCTCGAAGTCGTCGCAACGCCCGAGCCGGAAATCCGGGTTCGCGACAACGGTCCCGGCATCGCGCCGGAGATCAAGGCGCGTCTGATGCAGGACCCCGTCACCACGTATGCGGGTGCCGGCGGCCATGGCATGGGCATGATCTTTTGCAACCGCATCATGCAATCGTCCGGCGGCTCGCTGCGGATCGACTCCGCGCTCGGCGAGGGCACCACCGTGACCATGGCGTTTCCCGGCCATTTGTCGTCGACCGTGCGCGGATAGATTCGCCGCGCGGCTGTTATGACATCCCCGACTTAGTAGCTGACAAATGCTTGGTTCGTGGCCTCCCGGCGCGCTGCTACAGTGGCCGCCACGCTGACGGGTGCGCCCGCAACGATCAAGAAAATCAACTGCTTGACCAAGGGGCTTTCACATGAAGAACTGGACTCGCCGTGCCGCCATGGCCGGACTGCTTTTGACGCTGGCGGGCGTCGCACACGCCGATCAACTCGACGACATCAAGAAGGCCGGCGTCTTGCGCGTCGCGACATTCGACAGCAATCCGCCGTTTGGTTTCGTCGATCCGAAGAGCAATCAGATTGTCGGTCTCGACGTCGACTATGCGCGCGCCGTCGCGGCGAAACTCGGTGTGAAGCTCGAGATTCAGCCCACCAATCCGGCCAACCGGATTGCGTTTCTGAAGTCGAACAAGGTCGATCTGGTCTTCGCGAACTTCACGATCACGGATGAGCGCAAGAAGGAGATCGACTTCAGCACGCCGTATTTCGCGTCGGGCACGCAGTTCATCGCGAAGAAGGGCGTATTGAAGTCGCCGCAGCAACTGGCGAGCCTGCGGATCGGCGCGGACAAGGGCACTACGAACGAACAGCAGGTCCGCGCGCAGTATCCGGCCGCGACCATCGTCGCTTACGACGACACGCCGTTCGCGTTCGCCGCGCTGCGCGCCGGCAACGTGCAGGCCATCACGCAGGACGGCCCGAAGCTGGTCGCGTTGCTGGCGAATGTGCCGGATAAGGACAAGTACGAGATTCCGCCGTTCACGATCTCGAACGACTACGAAGGCGTCGGTGTGCCGAAGAACCAGCCGCGTCTGTTGAGCGTGGTCAACGAGACGTTGCAGGATCTGGAAGCGAAGGGTAACGCTTCGAAGATCTACGACCAGTGGTTCGGCCCGAAGAGCCGCGCGCCGCTGCCGCGTCTGTTCAGGATCGGCGATCCGCAGAAGAGCTGAGCGAAGCGTTGAACCAGGCGCTAAGCACAGCGCGCTCACAGTCCGGCCCGCCGCGCATCTGACGGCGGGCTAATTTATTTCTGCACGGCAATGGTTTCCAAACGATGACGATGAACACGTGGCTCGAACCGCGCTACACGGCGTGGATCTGGCACGGCTTCGCGATGACGCTGGCGCTGTCGGCTTGTGTGATCGTGGGCGCGACGCTGCTGGGTTTCGGGCTGGCGCTCGCCCGCAGCGCGCCTTATGCGACCGTGCGCCGCGCGGCCGCTGCTTATGTGCTGATCTTCCGCAACTCGCCGTTGATCGTGCAACTGCTGTTCTGGTATTTCGGCGCGGCCGCGCTAATGCCGGAAAGCGTGATGAGCTGGCTGAATACGCCGCATGCGCTCACGCTCGGGCCGCTGACACTCGGCTGGCCGAGCTTCGAGTTTCTGGCCGGCTGGGTCGGCCTCACGTGCTACGCAACGACTTTTATCGGCGAGGAATTCCGCGCGGGGCTGCGCGGCGTGCGCGACGGTCAGCATCAGGCGGCCGCGGCGCTCGGACTGACGCGCTTCGCGGCGTTCCGCTATGTGATTCTGCCGCAGGCGGTGCGGATCGCGACGCCGCCGCTGGCCGGGCAATATATGAATATCGTCAAGAACTCGTCGCTGACCATGGCGATCGGGCTGGCCGAGTTGTCGTATTCGTCGCGCCAGGTCGAGACGGAAACGCTGAAGACGTTCCAGTCGTTCGGCATGGCAACGCTGCTTTACATCGCGACGATCGCCACGATTGAAATCGCGTTGCTGTTGCGGCAGCGCAATGGCGCTCACGGTGCTCGCAGTGCTCGGGGTGCTCACGCCGCGCGCAGAGGCCGCGCATGAACGCGCCCGACTGGCTGCCTATTCTCCGTTACCTGCTGCTCGGCACGTTTCCCGATGGCCCGCTCGGCGGCGTCGCGCTGACCGTGGTGTTGACGCTGGCATCGGCGTCGTTATCGGCGCTGCTCGGCCTGGCCGGCGGCGTCGCATTGGCCATGACGCGCGGCATCGCGCATATCGTGCTGCTCACCGTGGTGGGTTTGTTTCGCGCGATTCCCGTGCTGATGCTGATCTTCTGGACCTTCTTCCTGATGCCCGTGCTGCTGCATGCGGATGTTCCCGGACTCGCGACCGTGGTATGTGCGCTCGCGCTGATCGGCGGCGCCTATCTGTCGCATTCGGTGCAGGCGGGCATCGTCGCGATCGGCGACGGGCAGTGGCAGGCGGCGCTGTCGCTCGGCATGACGCGCGGTCAGGCGCTGCGTTACGTGCTGTTGCCGCAAGCGGTGCGGGTGATGACGCCGTCGTTCGTCAACCAATGGGTGTCGCTGATCAAGGACACGTCGCTGGCCTATATCGTCGGCGTGCCGGAGTTCACGTTTCTCGCGAATCAGGTCAATAACCGGCTGATGGTTTATCCCGCGCAGATCTTTCTGTTCGTCGGGCTGGTGTATCTGGTGCTGTGCTGCACCTTTCAATGGGCCGTGACGCGCGTGCTGAGCGCACGCTTCGAGACGCCTCGCTAACGAGGCAAAGCGCGGCGTGTATCGAGCCGCAAACCGCGCCGCCAAGCGCGTTTGACGTGGATCAAGGTGAGCGGGGGTGGGCGCTGGTACTGTCGGCGCCATCTCAGAATTGCGACCTCATCCCGTCAAGC is a genomic window of Paraburkholderia bryophila containing:
- a CDS encoding DHA2 family efflux MFS transporter permease subunit translates to MSAPAAVAGSDFRPRSVPLTTFGLALAVFMQVLDGTIANVSLPTIAGNLGVSTNQSAWVITTFSVSNAIALPLTGFLVKRFGQVKLFVWATLLFTFASLLCGLAHSLPQLVAFRAFQGLVAGPMIPTTQALMLSIYPPARRGFALSMIAMVTVVAPIAGPLLGGWITENYSWEWSFLINVPIGIFACSMVYAQMQGRPETTAKAKVDYVGLAALILGVGALQIVLDKGNDEDWFNSTFIVWMSVVAAFGILLFLIWELTEPNPIVNLRLFKHRNFAAGTLTLVLAYSAFFAVNVIVPQWLQRTLGYTAFWAGVAAAPMGIIPVLLTPFMGKYAPRFNMRMLVCMAFGILGCASFLRSQFFLGVDFEHIALIQLLQGLGLALFIMPINSILLSDLKPDEIAAGSGLSTFLRTLGASFAVSITSFLWERRAVQHHAQITESISVFDPAVRQQLRVLGQGDPQTGYQLLDRMIDSQAYQISFNDVAFALGWVYIAVIVLVWLAKPPFGPRPGGGASAGAKR
- a CDS encoding helix-turn-helix transcriptional regulator; amino-acid sequence: MNGQNDYLDLLVPTDECALRHRILDATAKMGFDKVVLAVLPSQGVSFCAAHMWSNCEPEWEQRYRERSFDQVDPLLKHCFRSRMPLIWDPAFFVAPAQREFHDEASAFGLNRGVTLPLYGLKGEVGMLTCAVNDEYALTYENCLRSLPRLSLLRDITSEAIGQFGFDTKPGSVPRLSRRETECLRWHAFGKTSWEIGHILNVSESCINFHFNNIRRKFNVSRRHEAVLKAIEWGLLSVTDMTAGLAAN
- a CDS encoding glutamine amidotransferase, giving the protein MLHSHAAGNPHGRILIVLHREQSSPGRVGRLLLQRGYELDIRRPPLGDPLPTTLRDHAGAMIFGGPMSANDNDAWIRTETDWIGVALREQAPFLGICLGAQMMIRHLGGNVTTHRDGRAEIGYWPIRPTPLGRALCQWPERVYQWHREGFDSVAGLERLAAGDEFENQAVRYGPAAYGVQFHPEVSYQMMRRWTAAAAHKLSAPGAQDIPTQTREAHRHDRAGVAWLNSFLDTWLTGRAAESLLVGGKAGSHVGDAKQAPFNRLQHGLMTT
- a CDS encoding glutathione S-transferase family protein, whose amino-acid sequence is MLTIWGRRSSFNVQKVLWLAGELGLAYRHVSIGGEFGGCETAEFEALNPTRRIPVIELDGEIAWESHTILRLLAAQTRQAPFWLADPFARSHAERWMDWCQTTLEPDLMTGLFWAMVRTPESERNWPLVHEKNARCTQHFQMLDRMLATRPFLSGDALGLGDIPVGATLFRYFSLDVERPALPHVNAWYRRLQQRPAYREHVMASFEALRGRPG
- the metC gene encoding cystathionine beta-lyase, whose product is MAMITATPGAPPASPYTPLLDRFADATRLTLAGRDPGAYHGFVNPPVYHGSTVLSPTTHDLLHRTQPYIYGRRGTPTSDALEHALIELEGGAGAVLCPSGLSACTLALLSCLTPGDHLLMTDSVYGPVRHACDGVLRRMGIDTTYYDPLLGAALEPLIRPRTRAVYVESPGSYTFEVQDIGAIARVAHAHGMSVIADNSWATPLLFRPHDHGVDLSIQAGTKYLVGHSDAMLGTVSANAAAWPALKQLHGDLGLCVGPDDLYLALRGLRTLGLRLRQHQENAVVVASWLKQQPEVLGILFPAFDDCPGHALWKRDFKGTSGLFSVILHAAPDEALAAFLDSLELFGLGYSWGGFESLAVPFDLQSQRIAQRWPDGSIGVRLHVGLEAPADLIADLAAGLQRYSAACPAREDAATC
- a CDS encoding pyridoxine/pyridoxamine 5'-phosphate oxidase, whose protein sequence is MDTRLAMTAFESRLKSLKTLAGAHQTFDTDAVPATPHALFERWFDAAVEARVSEPQVMTLSTVDPDGAPDARSVVLLNMDAQGWHFAANAASPKGRQLTHRPEAAITFYWPATAQQIRLRGKVARLSDEACRADFMARPERSRASILIGRQSQVLNSQDDLRHALHEQLARVASQPELVSPHWGMYALAPHEVEFWQSDAERRFTRLRYVRAGSGANASWERSLLWP
- a CDS encoding HpcH/HpaI aldolase/citrate lyase family protein, translating into MPLLNRRPPQLRRSWLFLAGADRETLLAGPQTGADVLVQELETFTPPARRPEAHRIADEVLKCWRDAGVLTSVRVNPLDSGGVDDLRAVMRSRPDIIMMSFVSTPEQVVALDEAVTRCEAEYDIQPGSTELVPNIESPLGVVNTMAIARCSRRISAVLVGTEDMVADLGAERTHAGHELDYVRSRFLLECAAVGVTAIDCPYSFADVEGAELDMRRSRALGYKAKGIVNAPLTAIVNRVLTPSADEVALARRVIQTVDKAREQSNGKRVAAAVVDGFLAEVPDYLAAHRLLARATQFGLA
- a CDS encoding deaminase yields the protein MNIEKASTASTLSGTDLSLLRAAIDLAEESKKSGRHPFAAIVANERGEIIATAGNNSMPPEGDPTQHAELAAAAKAAKLLSPDELAKCTLYTSAEPCCMCSGAIYWCNIGRVVYALSEHRLLTLTGDHPENPTFSLPCREIFLRGQRHIEVVGPLLEEEAEQSHIGFWGEGA
- a CDS encoding hybrid sensor histidine kinase/response regulator; amino-acid sequence: MSDTPQPPFSILFVDDDELSRNHFARAIRADYNVHVAGSADEAMAVLDRHGAEIAVLVTDFRMPGRDGDDLLRHVAHEYPQIVRILVTAYADKDLLLKTVNTGEIFRILEKPLRTEKVREVLQLAMTRYAERETRQQRLLAMDETLAFLAHELNTPLATISLFAQSVGSNVAEQYDPERQKEIGHAATSMLNNAQYCLTLISSFWATVHKSGAQQSASGVSLREVTATRLIATLLDTYPFAASQRDWIQVDVQGDFVVRTMPNCVALVLSSLLSNALRALETTAAPLLRLEVVATPEPEIRVRDNGPGIAPEIKARLMQDPVTTYAGAGGHGMGMIFCNRIMQSSGGSLRIDSALGEGTTVTMAFPGHLSSTVRG
- a CDS encoding ABC transporter substrate-binding protein, translating into MKNWTRRAAMAGLLLTLAGVAHADQLDDIKKAGVLRVATFDSNPPFGFVDPKSNQIVGLDVDYARAVAAKLGVKLEIQPTNPANRIAFLKSNKVDLVFANFTITDERKKEIDFSTPYFASGTQFIAKKGVLKSPQQLASLRIGADKGTTNEQQVRAQYPAATIVAYDDTPFAFAALRAGNVQAITQDGPKLVALLANVPDKDKYEIPPFTISNDYEGVGVPKNQPRLLSVVNETLQDLEAKGNASKIYDQWFGPKSRAPLPRLFRIGDPQKS